The following coding sequences are from one Electrophorus electricus isolate fEleEle1 chromosome 22, fEleEle1.pri, whole genome shotgun sequence window:
- the fitm2 gene encoding fat storage-inducing transmembrane protein 2 — MAVLNSVVDKLVSFWTLKFIRKYLKWFFLCVSFTGSLLKELDVVPKTYFSNRRNIFNLYFVKISWSWNLVLLLPFIFLSNSYNRNLTFVLKRLLSLVVATAIWYLCTESFFYIEDITGECYESESVRVVLGKFNTKAECRKAGFLWNGFDISGHSFILAYSTLIIVEEMDSMLYLVQQRRTAFLDVLYVALNAIVVLWIWMFGCTSVYFHDTIHKVLGTLFGILGWYVSYKVWYPKPFSPGLPPLPSEQKYH; from the exons ATGGCTGTATTAAATAGCGTTGTGGATAAATTGGTATCTTTTTGGACCCTTAAGTTTATCCGCAAATATTTGAAATggtttttcttgtgtgtttcaTTTACAGGATCACTATTAAAAGAGCTGGATGTTGTACCGAAGACATATTTCAGTAAcagaagaaatatttttaatct GTATTTTGTGAAAATCTCGTGGAGCTGGAACCTGGTTTTGTTGCtaccatttatatttttatccaACTCGTACAATAGAAACctcacatttgttttaaaacgaCTCTTGTCCCTTGTGGTGGCAACAGCCATTTGGTATTTATGCACAGAGTCGTTTTTCTATATTGAAGATATTACAGGAGAGTGCTATGAGTCAGAGTCTGTGCGAGTAGTCCTTGGAAAATTCAACACAAAAGCAGAATGCAGAAAGGCTGGTTTCCTATGGAATGGCTTTGACATATCTGGTCACTCATTCATTTTAGCATACTCGACACTCATAATTGTTGAAGAAATGGATTCAATGCTATACCTAGTACAACAACGAAGAACTGCTTTTCTTGATGTGCTGTATGTTGCATTGAATGCCATTGTAGTCCTTTGGATATGGATGTTTGGTTGTACCTCTGTGTACTTCCATGATACAATTCACAAAGTTCTGGGAACATTGTTTGGAATCTTGGGGTGGTATGTGTCCTATAAGGTATGGTACCCAAAGCCTTTCTCTCCAGGACTACCTCCACTCCCCAGTGAGCAGAAATATCACTAG